A genomic segment from Desulfonatronum lacustre DSM 10312 encodes:
- a CDS encoding tannase/feruloyl esterase family alpha/beta hydrolase — protein MKAKIIQFLMVLVWTSFLLVGCGGNSATPSIPLATTCANLNGTSIDDVTITSTKWYEASGDHPAFCQVNATRPPYLDMEIDLPANWSGRLWQQGGGGFDGRITSAITTDATTGAITSMSIALKEGLAVYAASNGGNRATAPAQAAPLVWSDGTQDGVTSARDYAYTALSTTREFARAVTLKFYGRSPSHTYFNGCSNGGRNAYIAADRWPEDYDGIVSGCMVMDITGQTVAWMDLGAKSGTETMPSAAQWQAVTAASMAACDALDGVTDGMIANQAACDFDAATLQCGEPTADPDPAICLTAEQVQTVKDVTSDLKLGDGTTVYSGYNWTDWYSHVVYYGLLGGGNALLATGDAAWFSDLAKRQSFILDHDYPIFQYGLRIIGANPDKSRVAAFVASGRKLISWHAGSDNLSSFNDHVRNYSTMMNLAVGQGLTDPETHTRFFVVPGGSHTDGEDLTEINWFNAITQWVEMDIAPEQLLYNKRDKTTGELLRTLPVCRHPQYPRYNGAGDVNDAANYTCTTP, from the coding sequence ATGAAAGCAAAAATAATTCAATTTCTAATGGTTTTAGTTTGGACAAGTTTCCTTCTGGTTGGCTGCGGGGGCAATTCGGCAACACCATCCATTCCGCTTGCGACAACCTGCGCTAATTTGAATGGCACAAGTATTGATGATGTCACCATTACGTCCACGAAGTGGTACGAAGCCTCAGGCGATCATCCTGCCTTCTGCCAGGTGAATGCAACCCGGCCGCCCTATCTGGACATGGAAATCGATCTACCGGCAAACTGGTCCGGCAGGCTCTGGCAGCAAGGTGGAGGCGGCTTCGACGGGAGAATCACTTCAGCCATCACCACGGATGCAACGACAGGCGCTATCACCAGCATGAGTATCGCCTTGAAAGAAGGGCTTGCAGTATATGCCGCATCGAATGGCGGAAATCGCGCAACAGCTCCAGCCCAGGCGGCGCCACTGGTCTGGTCGGATGGAACGCAAGACGGCGTCACGTCGGCCAGAGACTATGCCTATACGGCATTAAGCACGACCCGTGAATTCGCCCGGGCCGTCACTCTGAAATTCTACGGAAGATCTCCAAGTCATACTTACTTTAACGGCTGTTCCAACGGCGGTCGCAATGCCTACATAGCCGCCGATCGCTGGCCTGAAGACTATGACGGTATCGTGTCGGGCTGCATGGTCATGGACATTACAGGACAAACAGTTGCCTGGATGGATTTAGGTGCAAAGTCAGGCACAGAAACGATGCCCTCGGCAGCGCAGTGGCAAGCGGTGACGGCGGCTTCCATGGCGGCCTGCGATGCACTAGATGGCGTTACCGACGGCATGATTGCCAATCAGGCTGCCTGTGATTTCGATGCGGCCACGTTGCAGTGTGGTGAACCGACAGCGGATCCCGATCCTGCTATCTGTTTGACTGCCGAGCAGGTGCAGACTGTAAAAGACGTCACATCCGATCTGAAACTCGGGGACGGTACGACGGTCTATTCCGGCTACAATTGGACAGACTGGTATTCACATGTCGTTTATTATGGTCTTCTGGGCGGGGGAAATGCCTTGCTGGCGACGGGAGATGCGGCATGGTTCAGTGATTTGGCAAAACGGCAATCCTTCATCCTGGATCATGATTACCCGATATTTCAATATGGTTTGCGCATCATCGGAGCCAATCCCGATAAAAGCAGGGTCGCGGCTTTTGTAGCGTCGGGTCGGAAATTGATATCCTGGCACGCTGGATCGGACAACCTGAGCTCGTTTAACGATCATGTTCGCAATTATTCAACCATGATGAACTTGGCCGTGGGGCAGGGCCTCACCGATCCGGAAACCCATACCCGTTTCTTTGTCGTGCCCGGAGGAAGCCACACAGACGGCGAGGACTTGACGGAGATCAACTGGTTTAATGCCATCACTCAATGGGTTGAAATGGATATCGCTCCAGAACAATTGCTTTATAACAAACGCGATAAAACAACGGGAGAACTGCTGCGCACGCTACCCGTTTGTCGCCATCCCCAGTATCCAAGATATAACGGGGCAGGCGATGTGAATGACGCGGCAAATTATACCTGTACGACGCCCTAA
- a CDS encoding DUF1566 domain-containing protein: MKKLYAVATMAFVLCLTGLVLSGTAFADRCVDNGDGTVTDNGTGLMWQKATAGPMNWDAAMSYASGLSLAGRSDWRLPGRDRLEELYHSPCKGMIELSFPAYWSSTTNANNTNNAWHVNFNNGNVNNNNKSNSSYVRAVRDAHSNTKVIRKY, from the coding sequence ATGAAAAAGCTTTACGCGGTTGCAACCATGGCTTTCGTACTCTGCCTGACCGGGCTGGTCCTTTCAGGCACGGCCTTTGCCGACAGGTGCGTGGACAATGGAGACGGAACAGTAACGGATAACGGAACCGGCCTGATGTGGCAGAAAGCAACGGCTGGACCAATGAACTGGGATGCGGCCATGAGCTATGCATCCGGCCTTTCATTGGCTGGGCGTTCCGACTGGAGGTTGCCGGGCAGAGATCGACTAGAAGAGCTGTACCATTCTCCCTGTAAAGGTATGATTGAATTGTCCTTCCCGGCCTACTGGTCGTCTACTACCAACGCCAACAATACGAACAACGCGTGGCACGTCAACTTCAACAACGGAAACGTGAACAACAACAATAAGTCGAATAGCAGCTACGTTCGTGCCGTGCGTGATGCACATTCAAATACCAAGGTTATAAGAAAATATTAA
- a CDS encoding C10 family peptidase — protein sequence MKILSTDKEKKVMLACDGICKKIGLVAASFILALLMVQTSLAAAVDRDLALKVAGNYLEYLVQTFDRWPEADPFIESLTPVFYKETKVFWHVDVSPSGFLLISSRDELSPIKLYSETGQFDPDRATKQGAPESWIIPEQFLSVVAVSFATKIRAPLQGDEGVSRQIRQAWDLFGQPRAWKTLSKTSAHPPRTVGPLVTARWGQAPPYNRRTPKVEGENTRVGCVATAWSMLLRHWQWPKRGRGVKTHVWQGQELTVDFGAQTWNWDVMPDVLTTDSSPKAIGSVALLGYQVGVAAEMNWGLETSGSDLYANEVLHLYFRYRDGMRQLQRGEFSAEDWFAAFREEFDAPTPRPIIMSIFDDNGGHEVLADGYQTGPTNMVHLNMGWDGMQNAWYDVTSDFVTGEWSWKGIRSVIVTGIEPDRSNNWVTPAINLY from the coding sequence TTGAAAATTCTATCAACAGACAAGGAGAAGAAAGTAATGCTTGCATGTGACGGCATTTGTAAAAAAATCGGTTTGGTGGCGGCATCGTTTATTTTGGCACTGCTTATGGTTCAGACCTCCTTGGCCGCGGCTGTGGATCGTGATCTGGCCTTGAAGGTTGCTGGCAATTACCTTGAGTACTTGGTGCAGACCTTTGACCGCTGGCCGGAAGCGGACCCGTTTATCGAGTCCCTAACCCCGGTGTTTTATAAAGAAACCAAGGTTTTTTGGCATGTAGATGTGAGCCCTTCCGGTTTCCTCCTGATTTCCTCCCGTGACGAGTTGTCGCCAATAAAGCTCTACTCCGAAACCGGACAATTCGATCCCGATCGGGCCACCAAGCAGGGGGCTCCGGAGTCCTGGATCATTCCGGAACAATTCTTAAGCGTGGTCGCGGTTTCCTTCGCCACGAAGATCAGGGCACCTCTACAGGGCGATGAGGGCGTTAGCCGCCAAATCCGACAGGCTTGGGATCTGTTTGGCCAACCTCGGGCATGGAAGACCCTTTCCAAGACCTCCGCCCATCCCCCGCGCACTGTCGGTCCGCTTGTCACGGCCCGTTGGGGCCAGGCCCCCCCCTACAACCGGCGTACCCCGAAGGTCGAAGGGGAGAATACGAGGGTGGGATGCGTGGCTACAGCTTGGTCCATGCTTCTCCGGCACTGGCAATGGCCGAAGCGCGGACGGGGCGTGAAGACCCATGTCTGGCAAGGTCAGGAACTCACTGTGGACTTCGGAGCCCAGACTTGGAACTGGGACGTCATGCCCGACGTACTCACGACGGATTCGTCCCCGAAGGCCATCGGAAGTGTTGCTTTACTTGGTTATCAGGTGGGCGTGGCTGCGGAAATGAACTGGGGGCTTGAGACTTCAGGATCTGATCTGTATGCCAACGAGGTTTTACATCTGTATTTCCGCTACCGCGACGGGATGCGACAACTGCAACGCGGAGAGTTTTCAGCCGAGGACTGGTTCGCCGCATTTCGCGAAGAGTTCGATGCCCCGACTCCCCGGCCCATTATCATGTCCATTTTCGATGATAACGGCGGCCACGAAGTCCTGGCGGACGGTTACCAGACCGGACCAACCAACATGGTGCATTTGAACATGGGATGGGACGGCATGCAGAATGCGTGGTACGATGTGACCAGCGACTTCGTCACTGGCGAATGGTCCTGGAAAGGGATACGTTCGGTGATCGTGACTGGAATCGAGCCGGACAGATCCAATAATTGGGTGACTCCCGCGATCAACTTATACTGA
- a CDS encoding transposase, with amino-acid sequence MGRIARFVRDDRPTIYHVMSRTALDGFPLQDVEKDRLMAIVARLCKFYFVDLLGFCLMGNHFHLVVRMHTEEAATDAEIVKRFKKQFGEDAVILPHQVQDYRRRLVNLGAFMKDIKQGFTRYFNKRRNRKGFFWGDRFKSLIVQEGASLVNLLAYVDLNPVRAGLVQKPEDYRWSGLGYLVQRGNRDGLLDLDLGLKEWNELEPKEIVRKYRQFVYETGAMDTGKGKQLNPEIVKRERKKGYKLSRTDVFRHRCRYFTDSGIIGSKEFVSEVFDGVKHLLDSKDERRFTPVGGMDGVYSMKRLGAGG; translated from the coding sequence ATGGGACGCATAGCCAGATTTGTACGAGATGACCGACCTACCATCTATCACGTCATGTCCAGAACGGCCTTGGACGGCTTTCCATTGCAGGACGTCGAGAAGGACCGCCTCATGGCCATTGTGGCCAGGCTTTGCAAATTCTATTTTGTGGATTTGCTTGGGTTTTGCCTGATGGGCAATCATTTTCATCTGGTGGTCAGGATGCACACCGAGGAAGCGGCTACGGATGCGGAAATCGTGAAGCGATTCAAGAAGCAGTTCGGGGAGGATGCCGTAATCTTGCCGCACCAAGTACAGGACTATCGGCGGCGGCTGGTTAATTTGGGGGCCTTCATGAAGGATATCAAGCAGGGTTTCACCCGGTATTTCAACAAACGCAGAAACAGAAAAGGCTTTTTCTGGGGCGATCGGTTCAAGAGTCTGATTGTCCAAGAGGGCGCCAGCCTGGTCAATTTGCTGGCCTATGTGGACCTTAATCCCGTCCGGGCCGGTTTGGTGCAGAAGCCCGAGGACTACCGCTGGTCCGGCCTGGGATATCTGGTGCAGCGAGGGAACCGGGACGGTCTGCTTGATCTGGACCTGGGTTTGAAGGAGTGGAATGAGCTTGAGCCGAAGGAGATCGTCCGAAAATATCGACAGTTCGTCTATGAAACCGGAGCTATGGACACCGGCAAGGGCAAGCAGCTCAATCCGGAAATTGTCAAACGCGAACGGAAGAAGGGCTACAAGCTAAGCCGCACCGACGTCTTCCGCCACCGCTGTCGATATTTTACTGATTCCGGCATCATCGGCTCCAAAGAGTTCGTGTCCGAGGTGTTCGACGGGGTAAAGCACCTGCTGGATTCCAAGGATGAGAGGAGGTTCACGCCGGTTGGCGGGATGGATGGGGTGTATTCGATGAAGCGGTTGGGGGCTGGGGGGTAA
- a CDS encoding IS110 family transposase, which produces MENLYYIGLDVHKRKIAYCIKDVAGKIIKEGFIPSQRKSINDWVKTFTTPWIGAMEATMFTGWIYDHLKPHAVELKVAHPEMLKAIIAGKKKNDRVDAAILADLLRTNLLPECYMLPQQTRELRRIMRYRNFVMRMGVKTKNKISGLLMEVGAQYDKQRIHGKKYFHQYLEKVEEVPESVINLLKMSRANLELFKAAQKRLISVLRGHTAIRERVERLMTIPGVGEILALTWVLEIGDHNRFSNVTQAVSYCGLCSAQKESAGKSSRGPISKKRNKHLQCILIEAAKIAPLWNEQLAEVHKAMLVKAHRNTATLAVARKLVAYLLAVDKSEKPFAYREQQMAA; this is translated from the coding sequence ATGGAAAACTTGTACTATATCGGACTCGACGTTCACAAGAGGAAAATCGCCTATTGCATCAAAGACGTTGCCGGGAAGATTATCAAGGAAGGTTTTATTCCCTCTCAGAGAAAATCAATCAATGATTGGGTGAAGACATTTACGACGCCTTGGATCGGGGCAATGGAGGCCACCATGTTTACAGGATGGATTTATGACCATCTCAAACCTCATGCAGTTGAGCTCAAGGTTGCCCACCCTGAGATGCTCAAGGCCATAATTGCCGGAAAAAAGAAAAACGACCGGGTGGATGCCGCAATACTTGCCGATTTGCTCCGAACCAATTTGTTGCCGGAATGCTATATGCTTCCTCAACAAACACGGGAGTTGCGCAGAATCATGCGTTACCGCAATTTTGTCATGCGTATGGGCGTAAAAACCAAAAACAAAATTTCAGGTCTGTTGATGGAAGTCGGCGCCCAATACGACAAACAGCGGATTCACGGAAAAAAGTATTTTCACCAGTACCTCGAAAAAGTTGAGGAGGTGCCGGAATCCGTGATCAACCTGCTGAAAATGAGCAGAGCAAATTTGGAATTATTCAAGGCTGCCCAGAAAAGATTGATCTCCGTGTTGCGTGGGCACACAGCCATCAGGGAACGTGTTGAACGCTTGATGACCATTCCTGGAGTCGGTGAGATCTTGGCCCTGACCTGGGTATTGGAAATTGGCGATCACAATCGTTTCTCCAATGTAACCCAGGCGGTCAGCTATTGTGGATTGTGCAGCGCCCAAAAAGAATCCGCGGGGAAATCCTCGCGCGGCCCAATTTCCAAGAAACGCAACAAACACCTGCAGTGCATTTTGATCGAAGCCGCCAAGATCGCTCCTCTCTGGAACGAGCAATTGGCCGAGGTCCACAAAGCCATGTTGGTCAAGGCACATCGAAATACCGCTACCCTGGCCGTGGCTAGAAAACTGGTGGCCTACCTGCTGGCCGTAGATAAAAGCGAAAAGCCCTTTGCCTACAGGGAGCAGCAGATGGCAGCATAA
- a CDS encoding transposase — protein MFLSILADLVERYNWICHGYCLMGNHYHLLIETPDGNLSEGMRQLNGIYTQKFNRSHARVGHVFQGRFKSIVVEKDSHLLELCRYVVLNPVRAGMARHPKDYP, from the coding sequence TTGTTTCTCTCCATCCTTGCCGATCTGGTTGAGCGGTACAACTGGATCTGCCATGGATATTGCCTTATGGGCAATCACTATCACCTCTTGATCGAGACACCGGATGGAAACCTCTCGGAGGGCATGCGGCAGCTGAACGGAATCTACACGCAAAAATTCAACCGGAGCCACGCAAGGGTGGGGCATGTCTTTCAGGGACGTTTCAAATCCATTGTGGTCGAGAAGGACTCCCACCTGTTGGAGTTGTGCCGCTATGTCGTTCTTAATCCGGTCCGGGCCGGGATGGCTCGGCATCCCAAGGATTACCCGTGA
- a CDS encoding GH1 family beta-glucosidase, with product MSIKKDSKEFLKKASIASLGLAGSSPSTVIQGDTGTHSLPNPALQTFPPGFLWGVATASYQIEGSPDADGKGKSIWDTYAHTPGKMKNEDTGDVAIDHYRRYRDDVLLMKDMGVNAYRFSISWPRIFPTGCGRPNPGGLDFYSRLVDELLKADIKPFATLYHWDLPQALQDKGGWQSRVTSMNFADYAGLVAEKLGDRIKNFFTLNELQNFVDMGHRGTELTVQGKPVRIELAPGLALPIGALNQVAHHAVLAHGLAVQAIRARGSADIKVGPADVLFSAVPLIDAPNHVAAAKAATRSYNWRFLDVMLSGRYSDDYLVSAGPDAPRFSDEDLRAIASPNDFVGINIYVLKNYVLASDVEPGWQEIPTSISHPKMFSPWHSFSPEVLYWGPRLLNEIWKPKAIYITESGCAAADTVTSDGQVYDTDRIMYLRAVMGNLHRAMAEGAPVKGNFVWSAFDNLEWTSGYGTRFGLVHVDFKTQKRTPKLSAAWFRETARRNTIV from the coding sequence TTGTCCATCAAGAAAGACAGCAAAGAGTTTCTGAAGAAGGCAAGCATTGCGAGTCTTGGATTGGCAGGATCATCGCCGAGCACAGTCATCCAGGGAGACACGGGTACGCACTCGCTGCCGAACCCCGCACTGCAGACTTTCCCACCAGGGTTCCTCTGGGGCGTCGCCACGGCGTCCTACCAGATAGAAGGATCCCCCGATGCGGATGGCAAAGGCAAGTCAATCTGGGATACCTATGCGCATACCCCCGGAAAGATGAAGAATGAGGACACGGGTGACGTCGCGATCGATCACTACCGCCGGTACAGGGATGACGTGCTGCTGATGAAGGACATGGGAGTCAACGCCTACCGGTTCTCCATCTCCTGGCCTCGCATCTTCCCGACAGGATGCGGTAGGCCCAACCCCGGGGGGCTCGATTTCTACAGCCGCCTGGTGGATGAACTGCTCAAGGCAGATATCAAACCGTTCGCCACGCTCTATCACTGGGACCTGCCACAGGCGCTGCAGGACAAGGGTGGTTGGCAGTCGCGGGTAACGTCGATGAACTTCGCAGACTATGCGGGGTTAGTGGCCGAGAAGTTGGGCGACCGGATCAAAAACTTCTTCACGCTCAACGAGTTGCAAAACTTCGTGGACATGGGTCACCGCGGTACCGAACTCACAGTCCAAGGCAAGCCTGTGCGAATTGAGCTTGCGCCGGGTCTTGCTCTGCCGATTGGTGCGCTGAATCAGGTGGCCCACCACGCCGTGCTTGCGCATGGGCTTGCGGTGCAGGCCATCCGGGCGCGGGGCTCTGCGGACATCAAGGTCGGCCCGGCTGATGTACTGTTCTCCGCCGTGCCCCTGATTGACGCGCCAAACCACGTGGCCGCCGCGAAGGCTGCGACACGGTCCTACAACTGGCGGTTTCTGGACGTGATGCTCTCGGGCCGCTATAGCGACGACTACCTTGTTTCAGCCGGGCCCGATGCGCCGCGCTTCAGCGATGAGGACCTGCGCGCCATCGCTTCACCGAACGATTTCGTGGGTATCAACATCTACGTGCTCAAGAACTACGTTCTGGCTTCGGACGTTGAGCCTGGGTGGCAGGAGATACCAACGAGTATCTCGCACCCCAAGATGTTCTCGCCCTGGCACAGCTTTTCGCCTGAGGTGCTCTACTGGGGGCCGCGCCTGCTCAACGAAATCTGGAAACCGAAGGCGATCTACATCACGGAAAGCGGCTGCGCCGCTGCCGATACGGTCACCTCCGATGGTCAGGTATATGACACGGACCGCATCATGTATCTGCGCGCTGTCATGGGAAACCTCCATCGGGCGATGGCCGAAGGAGCGCCCGTCAAGGGCAATTTCGTGTGGAGTGCTTTCGACAATCTGGAATGGACTAGCGGTTACGGCACCCGCTTTGGTCTTGTGCATGTGGACTTCAAGACCCAGAAGCGCACGCCGAAACTTAGTGCCGCCTGGTTCAGAGAGACGGCCCGGCGCAACACGATAGTGTAG